Proteins encoded in a region of the Hirundo rustica isolate bHirRus1 chromosome 10, bHirRus1.pri.v3, whole genome shotgun sequence genome:
- the PASK gene encoding PAS domain-containing serine/threonine-protein kinase isoform X3, whose translation MAAEVYSPSEGAPLSSSAGLVLTHSNDSDTLNRSFPWGNKSRKSRLSGLCQLGASLPGEKWSSYCLSSLTARNICTSKTGNSWARWDSASLSASIGSSASCSFLHTPAVEESSQLLPAAARNPNQAVFTVDASTTEILVANDRACKLLGCSSQELIGQKLSHLISKSGQEAWEAVGEEYLETSECSSVVSGSVVDVIGHLREKIPVSVWLRRIRSKDTQRCVVVLEPVERLSACVSFTADGKITSCDLLYAHLHGYPTLEAVVGLHIKDLIPSVQIPPLGKRIPKNLRIQRAAGRCREGTMFPLSLKLEVSHLQEEQAAVQTDEIAQTGGSLPAYQYSAAVVVFSSISGLITVQSDGIICGITDSFALMLFGYEKEDLLGKSITFLIPGFYNNMERSSGCSLPFPPLHDSTGTEESSFLAASLAHLLSRDEEQKLEQQHEDDKLIHDENKQKNGTSFFSPPSPPEAASTSTNRTVCRMLTVERKEEASRRKKNGIHFEVKCAELQDPTVLFCVWVVKDISQSQKEAVAKTQHLLASLANSSQSLAELSTKSLGEAIRSASLFDNSRRAEDLEGLRACEGEYAKNYSTLNLIGKGSFGFVWSARSKKDHREVVVKFIWKERVLEDCWVEDPDLGRVTQEIAILQKLQHPSIIKVLDVFENECFFQLVMEKHGSGLDLFTFIDNQPNLDEPLASYIFRQLVSAVGYLHCRNILHRDIKDENIVIAEDFTIKLVDFGSAAYLEPGKLFYTFCGTIEYCSPEVLSGKPYHGPELEMWSLGITLYTLVLGENPFCELEEALAAVLSPPRPVSEGLMDLMAGLLHPVPEQRTTLVMLAEHPWLRQPVNLADYTWDEVFASAEPAETSV comes from the exons ATGGCAGCTGAGGTTTACAGCCCCTCCGAAGGGGCCCCTCTGTCTTCATCAGCCGGTTTAGTCCTTACTCACTCCAATGACTCTGATACGCTGAACAGATCCTTCCCCTGGGGCAACAAGAGCAGGAAAAGTcgtctctctgggctctgtcAGCTTGGAGCATCACTGCCTG GGGAGAAGTGGAGCTCCTACTGTTTGTCTTCTCTGACAGCTCGTAACATTTGTACCAGCAAAACTGGTAACTCATGGGCTCGGTGGgattctgcctctctctctgcttccaTTGGAAGTTCAGCTTCTTGCTCCTTTTTACACACCCCAGCTGTGGAGGAATCcagccagctcctcccagctgctgcacgCAACCCAAACCAAGCTGTCTTCACCGTGGATGCCAGCACAACAGAG ATCCTAGTGGCCAATGACAGAGCTTGCAAGTTGCTTGGATGCAGTAGTCAGGAACTCATTGGTCAAAAGCTGTCCCACTTGATATCCAAATCTGGTCAAGAGGCATGGGAAGCAGTGGGTGAGGAGTACCTAGAAACTTCTGAATGTTCTTCGGTGGTTTCAGGATCTGTG GTGGATGTTATTGGCCACCTCAGGGAGAAGATCCCTGTCTCAGTCTGGCTGAGGCGGATAAGAAGCAAGGACACCCAGCGTTGTGTGGTTGTGCTGGAACCAGTGGAAAGACTTTCAGCCTGTGTCTCCTTCACGGCTGAC GGAAAAATTACATCATGTGACCTCCTTTATGCTCATCTCCATGGCTACCCAACGTTGGAAGCAGTAGTTGGACTCCACATAAAGGACCTGATTCCTTCTGTGCAGATCCCTCCTCTAGGCAAAAGAATTCCAAAG AACCTGAGGATCCAGCGAGCTGCAGGCCGATGCAGAGAGGGTACCATGTTTCCTCTCAGTTTAAAGCTGGAAGTCAGCCACCTGCAGGAGGAGCAAGCAGCAGTGCAGACAGATGAGATTGCACAGACAGGAGGCTCTCTCCCAGCCTACCAGTACTCTGCTGCAGTTGTGGTTTTCTCCTCCATCAGTGGTCTCATCACTGTCCAGTCAGACGGAATCATCTGTGGCATCACGGATAGTTTTGCTTTAATGCTCTTTGGCTATGAGAAGGAAGATCTGTTGGGAAAG AGCATTACATTCCTGATCCCTGGTTTCTATAACAACATGGAAAGAAGCAGTGGCTGTTCTttgcctttccctcctctgcatGATTCCACAGGGACAGAAG AGAGCAGCTTCTTGGCTGCATCTTTAGCACACCTTCTGTCAAGAGATGAAGAGCAGAAATTGGAGCAACAACACGAAGACGACAAATTAATACATGATGAGAATAAACAAAAGAACGGGACaagtttcttttctcctccctcacctcctgAAGCAGCATCCACCTCCACAAATAG AACTGTCTGCAGAATGCTCACAgtagagaggaaggaagaagcatctagaagaaaaaaaaatg GCATACACTTCGAGGTGAagtgtgcagagctgcaggatccCACTGTGCTTTTCTGTGTCTGGGTGGTGAAAGACATTTCCCAGAGCCAAAAGGAAGCTGTAGCAAAGACTCAGCATTTGCTTGCCAGCCTAGCAAACTCTTCCCAGTCTCTTGCTGAGCTTTCTACTAAAAGTCTTGGAGAA GCCATCAGATCAGCTTCACTTTTCGACAATTCCCGAAGAGCTGAAGATCTTGAAGGATTAAGAGCGTGTGAGGGAGAATATGCAAAAAATTACAGCACTCTCAATCTTATTGGAAAAGGCTCCTTTGGTTTTGTCTGGAGTGCCAGGAGCAAGAAAGATCACCGGGAG GTTGTTGTAAAGTTCATCTGGAAGGAGAGGGTGTTGGAGGACTGCTGGGTAGAGGATCCTGACCTGGGCAGGGTCACTCAAGAAATTGCAAtcctgcagaagctgcagcaccCCAGTATCATTAAG GTGCTGGATGTATTTGAAAATGAATGCTTCTTCCAACTAGTGATGGAGAAGCATGGATCTGGTCTGGACCTCTTTACATTTATTGATAACCAGCCCAACTTGGATGAGCCATTAGCAAGTTATATATTCAGACAG CTTGTATCAGCTGTTGGGTATCTCCACTGTAGGAACATCCTTCACAGAGATATCAAGGATGAAAATATTGTCATTGCTGAAGATTTCACCATCAAACTAGTGGACTTTGGTTCGGCTGCCTACCTGGAACctgggaaattattttacacCTTCTGTGGGACAATTGAATACTGCTCACCAGAAGTGCTGTCTGGCAAACC GTACCACGGCCCTGAGCTGGAGATGTGGTCGCTTGGCATCACCCTTTACACCCTGGTGCTTGGGGAGAATCCCTTCTGTGAGCTGGAGGAGGCCTTGGCAGCCGTCCTGAGTCCTCCTCGCCCTGTGTCAGAAG GTCTGATGGATCTCATGGCCGGGCTCCTGCACCCCGTCCCAGAGCAGCGCACGACTCTCGTCATGCTGGCAGAGCACCCCTGGCTGCGACAACCCGTGAACCTGGCAGATTATACCTGGGACGAGGTGTTTGCCTCTGCTGAGCCAGCTGAGACCTCGGTCTAA
- the PASK gene encoding PAS domain-containing serine/threonine-protein kinase isoform X2, with amino-acid sequence MAAEVYSPSEGAPLSSSAGLVLTHSNDSDTLNRSFPWGNKSRKSRLSGLCQLGASLPGEKWSSYCLSSLTARNICTSKTAVEESSQLLPAAARNPNQAVFTVDASTTEILVANDRACKLLGCSSQELIGQKLSHLISKSGQEAWEAVGEEYLETSECSSVVSGSVVDVIGHLREKIPVSVWLRRIRSKDTQRCVVVLEPVERLSACVSFTADGKITSCDLLYAHLHGYPTLEAVVGLHIKDLIPSVQIPPLGKRIPKNLRIQRAAGRCREGTMFPLSLKLEVSHLQEEQAAVQTDEIAQTGGSLPAYQYSAAVVVFSSISGLITVQSDGIICGITDSFALMLFGYEKEDLLGKSITFLIPGFYNNMERSSGCSLPFPPLHDSTGTEESSFLAASLAHLLSRDEEQKLEQQHEDDKLIHDENKQKNGTSFFSPPSPPEAASTSTNRLEDNLNASPCDPVKPPSEFTWNSPGTPTVDEPWPGTALSCRQDFKSHVVQVSKTNSVCDAKHSSLQHIVVDSCLLNDPSTFFAREKNTVCAVCSGNETGCSASAPGAATASEGGKESELSCICSGLEVLGLNTAVKGSSDNSLGVPAALVGGCCSDAVDSSVLIETNVGAFSTPQGKQLLSGAATEADSGWLASRRHLQNSEESSKAFPEKPGTLAETVGINSNRNPLRSKGRPEERCQFLRQQNMEIKMTSTPVKHEGKLKSAAPLTWQILEGSYIGNCCHRDGSQFSIHFEVKCAELQDPTVLFCVWVVKDISQSQKEAVAKTQHLLASLANSSQSLAELSTKSLGEAIRSASLFDNSRRAEDLEGLRACEGEYAKNYSTLNLIGKGSFGFVWSARSKKDHREVVVKFIWKERVLEDCWVEDPDLGRVTQEIAILQKLQHPSIIKVLDVFENECFFQLVMEKHGSGLDLFTFIDNQPNLDEPLASYIFRQLVSAVGYLHCRNILHRDIKDENIVIAEDFTIKLVDFGSAAYLEPGKLFYTFCGTIEYCSPEVLSGKPYHGPELEMWSLGITLYTLVLGENPFCELEEALAAVLSPPRPVSEGLMDLMAGLLHPVPEQRTTLVMLAEHPWLRQPVNLADYTWDEVFASAEPAETSV; translated from the exons ATGGCAGCTGAGGTTTACAGCCCCTCCGAAGGGGCCCCTCTGTCTTCATCAGCCGGTTTAGTCCTTACTCACTCCAATGACTCTGATACGCTGAACAGATCCTTCCCCTGGGGCAACAAGAGCAGGAAAAGTcgtctctctgggctctgtcAGCTTGGAGCATCACTGCCTG GGGAGAAGTGGAGCTCCTACTGTTTGTCTTCTCTGACAGCTCGTAACATTTGTACCAGCAAAACTG CTGTGGAGGAATCcagccagctcctcccagctgctgcacgCAACCCAAACCAAGCTGTCTTCACCGTGGATGCCAGCACAACAGAG ATCCTAGTGGCCAATGACAGAGCTTGCAAGTTGCTTGGATGCAGTAGTCAGGAACTCATTGGTCAAAAGCTGTCCCACTTGATATCCAAATCTGGTCAAGAGGCATGGGAAGCAGTGGGTGAGGAGTACCTAGAAACTTCTGAATGTTCTTCGGTGGTTTCAGGATCTGTG GTGGATGTTATTGGCCACCTCAGGGAGAAGATCCCTGTCTCAGTCTGGCTGAGGCGGATAAGAAGCAAGGACACCCAGCGTTGTGTGGTTGTGCTGGAACCAGTGGAAAGACTTTCAGCCTGTGTCTCCTTCACGGCTGAC GGAAAAATTACATCATGTGACCTCCTTTATGCTCATCTCCATGGCTACCCAACGTTGGAAGCAGTAGTTGGACTCCACATAAAGGACCTGATTCCTTCTGTGCAGATCCCTCCTCTAGGCAAAAGAATTCCAAAG AACCTGAGGATCCAGCGAGCTGCAGGCCGATGCAGAGAGGGTACCATGTTTCCTCTCAGTTTAAAGCTGGAAGTCAGCCACCTGCAGGAGGAGCAAGCAGCAGTGCAGACAGATGAGATTGCACAGACAGGAGGCTCTCTCCCAGCCTACCAGTACTCTGCTGCAGTTGTGGTTTTCTCCTCCATCAGTGGTCTCATCACTGTCCAGTCAGACGGAATCATCTGTGGCATCACGGATAGTTTTGCTTTAATGCTCTTTGGCTATGAGAAGGAAGATCTGTTGGGAAAG AGCATTACATTCCTGATCCCTGGTTTCTATAACAACATGGAAAGAAGCAGTGGCTGTTCTttgcctttccctcctctgcatGATTCCACAGGGACAGAAG AGAGCAGCTTCTTGGCTGCATCTTTAGCACACCTTCTGTCAAGAGATGAAGAGCAGAAATTGGAGCAACAACACGAAGACGACAAATTAATACATGATGAGAATAAACAAAAGAACGGGACaagtttcttttctcctccctcacctcctgAAGCAGCATCCACCTCCACAAATAG ACTAGAAGACAATCTAAATGCATCACCCTGTGACCCAGTGAAGCCGCCCTCTGAATTCACCTGGAACTCACCTGGAACACCAACAGTGGATGAGCCGTGGCCTGGGACAGCACTGAGCTGCAGACAAGACTTTAAAAGCCACGTGGTTCAGGTGTCAAAAACAAACTCGGTGTGTGATGCAAAACATTCCAGCCTCCAGCATATTGTTGTTGACAGCTGCCTGCTAAATGATCCTTCCACCTTCTTTGCAcgtgaaaaaaatactgtgtgtGCTGTTTGCTCAGGAAATGAAACAGGCTGCAGTGCTtctgcaccaggagctgccacaGCCTCTGAAGGTGGGAAAGAATCTGAACTCAGCTGTATTTGCTCTGGCCTTGAGGTGCTGGGACTGAATACAGCTGTCAAGGGGAGCTCAGACAATTCTTTAGgtgttcctgcagctcttgtAGGAGGATGTTGCTCTGATGCAGTGGACTCCAGTGTGCTGATTGAGACAAACGTTGGTGCCTTTTCCACTCCTCaaggaaagcagctgctgagtgGTGCTGCCACAGAAGCTGATTCTGGATGGCTGGCCTCCAGAAGGCATTTACAAAACTCTGAGGAATCCTCCAAAGCATTTCCTGAGAAACCTGGAACGCTTGCAGAAACTGTGGGGATCAATTCCAACAGAAATCCCCTGAGAAGCAAAGGTAGGCCTGAAGAACGCTGTCAGTTCCTCAGGCAGCAAAATATGGAGATCAAAATGACATCAACCCCAGTGAAACACGAAGGCAAGCTAAAATCAGCAGCTCCCTTGACCTGGCAGATTCTGGAAGGCAGCTACATTGGGAATTGCTGTCACAGAGATGGCTCACAATTCA GCATACACTTCGAGGTGAagtgtgcagagctgcaggatccCACTGTGCTTTTCTGTGTCTGGGTGGTGAAAGACATTTCCCAGAGCCAAAAGGAAGCTGTAGCAAAGACTCAGCATTTGCTTGCCAGCCTAGCAAACTCTTCCCAGTCTCTTGCTGAGCTTTCTACTAAAAGTCTTGGAGAA GCCATCAGATCAGCTTCACTTTTCGACAATTCCCGAAGAGCTGAAGATCTTGAAGGATTAAGAGCGTGTGAGGGAGAATATGCAAAAAATTACAGCACTCTCAATCTTATTGGAAAAGGCTCCTTTGGTTTTGTCTGGAGTGCCAGGAGCAAGAAAGATCACCGGGAG GTTGTTGTAAAGTTCATCTGGAAGGAGAGGGTGTTGGAGGACTGCTGGGTAGAGGATCCTGACCTGGGCAGGGTCACTCAAGAAATTGCAAtcctgcagaagctgcagcaccCCAGTATCATTAAG GTGCTGGATGTATTTGAAAATGAATGCTTCTTCCAACTAGTGATGGAGAAGCATGGATCTGGTCTGGACCTCTTTACATTTATTGATAACCAGCCCAACTTGGATGAGCCATTAGCAAGTTATATATTCAGACAG CTTGTATCAGCTGTTGGGTATCTCCACTGTAGGAACATCCTTCACAGAGATATCAAGGATGAAAATATTGTCATTGCTGAAGATTTCACCATCAAACTAGTGGACTTTGGTTCGGCTGCCTACCTGGAACctgggaaattattttacacCTTCTGTGGGACAATTGAATACTGCTCACCAGAAGTGCTGTCTGGCAAACC GTACCACGGCCCTGAGCTGGAGATGTGGTCGCTTGGCATCACCCTTTACACCCTGGTGCTTGGGGAGAATCCCTTCTGTGAGCTGGAGGAGGCCTTGGCAGCCGTCCTGAGTCCTCCTCGCCCTGTGTCAGAAG GTCTGATGGATCTCATGGCCGGGCTCCTGCACCCCGTCCCAGAGCAGCGCACGACTCTCGTCATGCTGGCAGAGCACCCCTGGCTGCGACAACCCGTGAACCTGGCAGATTATACCTGGGACGAGGTGTTTGCCTCTGCTGAGCCAGCTGAGACCTCGGTCTAA
- the PASK gene encoding PAS domain-containing serine/threonine-protein kinase isoform X1, with the protein MAAEVYSPSEGAPLSSSAGLVLTHSNDSDTLNRSFPWGNKSRKSRLSGLCQLGASLPGEKWSSYCLSSLTARNICTSKTGNSWARWDSASLSASIGSSASCSFLHTPAVEESSQLLPAAARNPNQAVFTVDASTTEILVANDRACKLLGCSSQELIGQKLSHLISKSGQEAWEAVGEEYLETSECSSVVSGSVVDVIGHLREKIPVSVWLRRIRSKDTQRCVVVLEPVERLSACVSFTADGKITSCDLLYAHLHGYPTLEAVVGLHIKDLIPSVQIPPLGKRIPKNLRIQRAAGRCREGTMFPLSLKLEVSHLQEEQAAVQTDEIAQTGGSLPAYQYSAAVVVFSSISGLITVQSDGIICGITDSFALMLFGYEKEDLLGKSITFLIPGFYNNMERSSGCSLPFPPLHDSTGTEESSFLAASLAHLLSRDEEQKLEQQHEDDKLIHDENKQKNGTSFFSPPSPPEAASTSTNRLEDNLNASPCDPVKPPSEFTWNSPGTPTVDEPWPGTALSCRQDFKSHVVQVSKTNSVCDAKHSSLQHIVVDSCLLNDPSTFFAREKNTVCAVCSGNETGCSASAPGAATASEGGKESELSCICSGLEVLGLNTAVKGSSDNSLGVPAALVGGCCSDAVDSSVLIETNVGAFSTPQGKQLLSGAATEADSGWLASRRHLQNSEESSKAFPEKPGTLAETVGINSNRNPLRSKGRPEERCQFLRQQNMEIKMTSTPVKHEGKLKSAAPLTWQILEGSYIGNCCHRDGSQFSIHFEVKCAELQDPTVLFCVWVVKDISQSQKEAVAKTQHLLASLANSSQSLAELSTKSLGEAIRSASLFDNSRRAEDLEGLRACEGEYAKNYSTLNLIGKGSFGFVWSARSKKDHREVVVKFIWKERVLEDCWVEDPDLGRVTQEIAILQKLQHPSIIKVLDVFENECFFQLVMEKHGSGLDLFTFIDNQPNLDEPLASYIFRQLVSAVGYLHCRNILHRDIKDENIVIAEDFTIKLVDFGSAAYLEPGKLFYTFCGTIEYCSPEVLSGKPYHGPELEMWSLGITLYTLVLGENPFCELEEALAAVLSPPRPVSEGLMDLMAGLLHPVPEQRTTLVMLAEHPWLRQPVNLADYTWDEVFASAEPAETSV; encoded by the exons ATGGCAGCTGAGGTTTACAGCCCCTCCGAAGGGGCCCCTCTGTCTTCATCAGCCGGTTTAGTCCTTACTCACTCCAATGACTCTGATACGCTGAACAGATCCTTCCCCTGGGGCAACAAGAGCAGGAAAAGTcgtctctctgggctctgtcAGCTTGGAGCATCACTGCCTG GGGAGAAGTGGAGCTCCTACTGTTTGTCTTCTCTGACAGCTCGTAACATTTGTACCAGCAAAACTGGTAACTCATGGGCTCGGTGGgattctgcctctctctctgcttccaTTGGAAGTTCAGCTTCTTGCTCCTTTTTACACACCCCAGCTGTGGAGGAATCcagccagctcctcccagctgctgcacgCAACCCAAACCAAGCTGTCTTCACCGTGGATGCCAGCACAACAGAG ATCCTAGTGGCCAATGACAGAGCTTGCAAGTTGCTTGGATGCAGTAGTCAGGAACTCATTGGTCAAAAGCTGTCCCACTTGATATCCAAATCTGGTCAAGAGGCATGGGAAGCAGTGGGTGAGGAGTACCTAGAAACTTCTGAATGTTCTTCGGTGGTTTCAGGATCTGTG GTGGATGTTATTGGCCACCTCAGGGAGAAGATCCCTGTCTCAGTCTGGCTGAGGCGGATAAGAAGCAAGGACACCCAGCGTTGTGTGGTTGTGCTGGAACCAGTGGAAAGACTTTCAGCCTGTGTCTCCTTCACGGCTGAC GGAAAAATTACATCATGTGACCTCCTTTATGCTCATCTCCATGGCTACCCAACGTTGGAAGCAGTAGTTGGACTCCACATAAAGGACCTGATTCCTTCTGTGCAGATCCCTCCTCTAGGCAAAAGAATTCCAAAG AACCTGAGGATCCAGCGAGCTGCAGGCCGATGCAGAGAGGGTACCATGTTTCCTCTCAGTTTAAAGCTGGAAGTCAGCCACCTGCAGGAGGAGCAAGCAGCAGTGCAGACAGATGAGATTGCACAGACAGGAGGCTCTCTCCCAGCCTACCAGTACTCTGCTGCAGTTGTGGTTTTCTCCTCCATCAGTGGTCTCATCACTGTCCAGTCAGACGGAATCATCTGTGGCATCACGGATAGTTTTGCTTTAATGCTCTTTGGCTATGAGAAGGAAGATCTGTTGGGAAAG AGCATTACATTCCTGATCCCTGGTTTCTATAACAACATGGAAAGAAGCAGTGGCTGTTCTttgcctttccctcctctgcatGATTCCACAGGGACAGAAG AGAGCAGCTTCTTGGCTGCATCTTTAGCACACCTTCTGTCAAGAGATGAAGAGCAGAAATTGGAGCAACAACACGAAGACGACAAATTAATACATGATGAGAATAAACAAAAGAACGGGACaagtttcttttctcctccctcacctcctgAAGCAGCATCCACCTCCACAAATAG ACTAGAAGACAATCTAAATGCATCACCCTGTGACCCAGTGAAGCCGCCCTCTGAATTCACCTGGAACTCACCTGGAACACCAACAGTGGATGAGCCGTGGCCTGGGACAGCACTGAGCTGCAGACAAGACTTTAAAAGCCACGTGGTTCAGGTGTCAAAAACAAACTCGGTGTGTGATGCAAAACATTCCAGCCTCCAGCATATTGTTGTTGACAGCTGCCTGCTAAATGATCCTTCCACCTTCTTTGCAcgtgaaaaaaatactgtgtgtGCTGTTTGCTCAGGAAATGAAACAGGCTGCAGTGCTtctgcaccaggagctgccacaGCCTCTGAAGGTGGGAAAGAATCTGAACTCAGCTGTATTTGCTCTGGCCTTGAGGTGCTGGGACTGAATACAGCTGTCAAGGGGAGCTCAGACAATTCTTTAGgtgttcctgcagctcttgtAGGAGGATGTTGCTCTGATGCAGTGGACTCCAGTGTGCTGATTGAGACAAACGTTGGTGCCTTTTCCACTCCTCaaggaaagcagctgctgagtgGTGCTGCCACAGAAGCTGATTCTGGATGGCTGGCCTCCAGAAGGCATTTACAAAACTCTGAGGAATCCTCCAAAGCATTTCCTGAGAAACCTGGAACGCTTGCAGAAACTGTGGGGATCAATTCCAACAGAAATCCCCTGAGAAGCAAAGGTAGGCCTGAAGAACGCTGTCAGTTCCTCAGGCAGCAAAATATGGAGATCAAAATGACATCAACCCCAGTGAAACACGAAGGCAAGCTAAAATCAGCAGCTCCCTTGACCTGGCAGATTCTGGAAGGCAGCTACATTGGGAATTGCTGTCACAGAGATGGCTCACAATTCA GCATACACTTCGAGGTGAagtgtgcagagctgcaggatccCACTGTGCTTTTCTGTGTCTGGGTGGTGAAAGACATTTCCCAGAGCCAAAAGGAAGCTGTAGCAAAGACTCAGCATTTGCTTGCCAGCCTAGCAAACTCTTCCCAGTCTCTTGCTGAGCTTTCTACTAAAAGTCTTGGAGAA GCCATCAGATCAGCTTCACTTTTCGACAATTCCCGAAGAGCTGAAGATCTTGAAGGATTAAGAGCGTGTGAGGGAGAATATGCAAAAAATTACAGCACTCTCAATCTTATTGGAAAAGGCTCCTTTGGTTTTGTCTGGAGTGCCAGGAGCAAGAAAGATCACCGGGAG GTTGTTGTAAAGTTCATCTGGAAGGAGAGGGTGTTGGAGGACTGCTGGGTAGAGGATCCTGACCTGGGCAGGGTCACTCAAGAAATTGCAAtcctgcagaagctgcagcaccCCAGTATCATTAAG GTGCTGGATGTATTTGAAAATGAATGCTTCTTCCAACTAGTGATGGAGAAGCATGGATCTGGTCTGGACCTCTTTACATTTATTGATAACCAGCCCAACTTGGATGAGCCATTAGCAAGTTATATATTCAGACAG CTTGTATCAGCTGTTGGGTATCTCCACTGTAGGAACATCCTTCACAGAGATATCAAGGATGAAAATATTGTCATTGCTGAAGATTTCACCATCAAACTAGTGGACTTTGGTTCGGCTGCCTACCTGGAACctgggaaattattttacacCTTCTGTGGGACAATTGAATACTGCTCACCAGAAGTGCTGTCTGGCAAACC GTACCACGGCCCTGAGCTGGAGATGTGGTCGCTTGGCATCACCCTTTACACCCTGGTGCTTGGGGAGAATCCCTTCTGTGAGCTGGAGGAGGCCTTGGCAGCCGTCCTGAGTCCTCCTCGCCCTGTGTCAGAAG GTCTGATGGATCTCATGGCCGGGCTCCTGCACCCCGTCCCAGAGCAGCGCACGACTCTCGTCATGCTGGCAGAGCACCCCTGGCTGCGACAACCCGTGAACCTGGCAGATTATACCTGGGACGAGGTGTTTGCCTCTGCTGAGCCAGCTGAGACCTCGGTCTAA
- the MTERF4 gene encoding transcription termination factor 4, mitochondrial yields MAARALLSGAGRALLPARALLPARALPAGPGPCPRRGCGEAAALRAAGFSQEQARRLLALQPRLGPEQREAAAAQLLLLGLSAEAALALLERSPALLRLPTERLRERAEELRRLGLDGGRLERAVRRSPQLLHVPRKRLRAAVRLLRERCLFTAEQLREVLGTCPAVLQEEPRTLHHQFQYAYFRMGVQQKEMVKARLFQTPFAELRNRHIFLERRGLYETPHKGQTQISNPKLKDILQLPEEDFLASLAYSTPEEYEVFKKLLAREEEEKEEEDVDALYAEDDDDLDSGGSETARE; encoded by the exons ATGGCGGCCCGGGCGCTgctgagcggggccgggcgggcgctgcTGCCGGCCCGGGCGCTGCTGCCGGCCCGGGCgctccccgccggccccgggccgTGCCCCCGCCGCGGCtgcggggaggcggcggcgctgcgggcCGCGGGCTTCAGCCAGGAGCAGGCCCGGCGGCTGCTGGCGCTGCAGCCCCGGCTCGGCCCCGAGcagcgggaggcggcggcggcgcagctgctgctgctcgggCTGAGCGCCGAGGCCGCCCTGGCGCTGCTGGAGCGGAGCCCCGCGCTGCTGCGGCTGCCCACGGAGCGACTCCGGGAACGCGCCGAGGAGCTGCGGCGCCTGGGGCTGGACGGAG GCCGGCTGGAGCGGGCGGTGCGCCGCTCCCCGCAGCTCCTCCACGTGCCCCGGAAGAGGCTGCGGGCGGCGGTGCGGCTGCTGCGGGAGCGCTGCCTTTTCACGGCGGAGCAGCTGCGGGAAGTGCTGGGGACCTGCCCCGccgtgctgcaggaggagccgCGCACCCTCCATCACCAGTTCCAG TACGCCTACTTCAGAATGGGGGTCCAGCAGAAGGAGATGGTGAAAGCCCGGCTGTTCCAAACGCCCTTTGCCGAGCTCCGGAATCGGCACATCTTCTTGGAGCGCCGCGGGCTCTACGAGACTCCACACAAAGGGCAGACTCAAATTAGTAACCCCAAACTGAAGGACATCCTTCAGCTCCCGGAGGAAGACTTCCTGGCCAGTCTGGCCTACTCTACCCCAGAGGAGTATGAGGTCTTCAAGAAGCTGCTGGCtcgagaggaggaggagaaggaagaggaggatgtgGATGCACTGTACGCAGAGGACGATGATGATTTGGACAGTGGTGGAAGTGAAACAGCCCGGGAGTGA